GGCACGGTCGACCAGCAGCGACTCGGCGGCATTGCACACGCCCACGCGCTGCGTCTTAGCGTTGACGATAATATTGAGCGCTTTATCGAAGTCGGCGGATTCATGCACGTAGATGTGGCAGTTACCCGTGCCCGTCTCGATCACCGGAACGAGTGACTCGCGCACGCAGCGCTGGATCAGGCCCGCACCGCCACGCGGAATGAGCACATCGACGACGCCGCGGAGCTTCATGAGCTCGCCGGTGGCCTCGCGGTCGGTAGACTCGATCATCGACACGGCCTCGCGCGGGAAGCCCTTGGTCTCGAGCGCATCGGCCAGCAGCTCAGAAATCATGGCGCACGAGTGATAGGCTAGCGAGCCGCCGCGCAGAATGCAGGCGTTGCCGGTACGGATGCAGATGCCTGCGGCGTCGGCCGTCACGTTGGGGCGCGCCTCGTAGACCATAGCGACCAGGCCCAGCGGCACACTCACACGGGTCAGGTCCACGCCACTTGCAAGCACGCGGTGGTCGAGCACGCGGCCCACGGGATCGGGCAGCTCGGCGAGCTTTTCCAGGCCGGCGGCCATGCCCTCGACGCGCTCGGGCGTCAGCAGCAGACGATCGAGCAGTCCGGCCGAGGTACCCGCATCGCGCGCGGCGGACATATCGAGCTCGTTGGCGGCAACGATGGAGTCGATACCGTTGCGCAGCGCTGCAGCCATGGCGCGCACGGCCTCCTGGCGCTGTTCATCGCTCGCCGTGGCAAGCGAGGCCGACGCCGCCTTGGCGACAACGGCAAGATCGTGGGCATACGTGGCTATATCGACCGACATGGGCGGCCCTTTCTCCTAGAAGTTTGCAACCATGGTAGCCGATTTGCGCATGGCCTCGCCCACGGCGGTAGAATTGGTCAACCCGAAACACCGCAACGAACGGAAGACTCACATGGCCCTCATCACTTCGTACCACGTCCCCGGCCTTTACGTCGAGGACCACAGCATCGACGTCCCCCTTGACTGGCGCGGCCTGGAGCCGATGCTCCTGGCCGTCGGCAGCACCATGCGCCGCGGCGCTATACCGACACCCATCGCCGGCGCGCCCGAGAGCATCAAGCTCTTCTACCGCGTGGTTTGCGCACCCGACCGCATCAACGACGACCTGCCGCTCCTTCTCTTTTTGCAGGGTGGCCCCGGTGGCGAGAGCCCGCGTCCGCTGTCGCCCACAAGCGATGGCTGGATCGAAGAGGCCGTCAAGCACTTCCGCGTGGTCCTTCCCGACCAGCGCGGCACCGGACGCAGCAGCTGTGTTGACGGACGCACGATCGCGGCCTTGGGCGAGCGCGCCGAGGCGGCAGGCTCCGATGCGGCCCGCTCGCAGGCGGACTTCCTCAAGCGTCACCTCGCCAGCTCCATCGTGCGCGATTTTGAGTACCTGCGCCTGGTGGGCTTTGGCGGCAAGCCCTGGGTCACGCTCGGACAGAGCTACGGCGGTTTTTTGACGCTGAGCTATCTGTCGCTCTTCCCCGAGGGCGCGGCGGCGAGCTTTACCTGCGGCGGAATCCCCCACGTGCCGGCGAGCGCAAGCGAGGTCTACGCGCACACCTTCCCGCGCATGGTCGCCAAGACGCAGCAGTATTATGACCGCTACCCCGCTGACGTCGAGCGCGTGGCAGCCCTGGCCGATGCACTCGAGGCTCAGAAGCCCGTGCTGCCCGACGGCTCGCCGATGACGGTCGAGCGCCTACAGCTCATGGGCAGCGACTTTGGCATGAAGCCGAGCTTTGAGCGCATGCATTGGATTATCGATCATGCTTTTGTTGACGGCGACGGCACGCTGGCCTGCGGCGCCTCGGTATCTGACAGCTTTTTGATGCGCGCCTTCGAGCGCACCAACACGCGCACGAATCCGCTGTACTGGACGCTTCAGGAGTTCATCTACGCCGACGGCGACACCATGCCCATTCGCTGGGCCGCGGCAGAAGAGAAGGCCCATCGTGCCGAGTTCGACACGCTCACGCGACCGCTCATGTTTACCGGCGAGGCCATGTTCCCGTGGATGTTTGAGCAGATGCCCGAACTTAAGCCCTTCAAGCCGGCGATGGATCTGCTTATGGAAGACACAAGCTGGGACAAGATCTACGACCCGCAGCGCCTGGCGTGCAACGAGGTGCCCCTGCAGGCCGCAGTGTATTTCGATGACATGTACGTGGACTCGGGCATGCAGCTCGATACGCTCAGCCGCGTGGGCAACTCGCATGCCTGGGTGACGAACGAGTTCGAGCACGACGGCTTGCACGGCAGCGTGGTGTTCAAGCACCTCTTCGACGAAGCCCTCAACCGCGGAGACCTGCGCCAGATCTTCTAGCAAAGGAGTGTCCCCAAGTGCCGGAAAAGGAGAGGCAGCACTGCTGGCAAAACGAGCCGCAGCGCTGCCTCTCTTTATGCAAACACTATCAAGTTGTCCCTATGGATCGCGGGCTTCTCGACCAGGTCTGCGAGCAGGCGGTTGCTGGCAATCTGGTCCTGGCGGCGGCCGGCTGCAAGCTCCAGCA
The DNA window shown above is from Collinsella aerofaciens and carries:
- a CDS encoding alpha/beta fold hydrolase — its product is MALITSYHVPGLYVEDHSIDVPLDWRGLEPMLLAVGSTMRRGAIPTPIAGAPESIKLFYRVVCAPDRINDDLPLLLFLQGGPGGESPRPLSPTSDGWIEEAVKHFRVVLPDQRGTGRSSCVDGRTIAALGERAEAAGSDAARSQADFLKRHLASSIVRDFEYLRLVGFGGKPWVTLGQSYGGFLTLSYLSLFPEGAAASFTCGGIPHVPASASEVYAHTFPRMVAKTQQYYDRYPADVERVAALADALEAQKPVLPDGSPMTVERLQLMGSDFGMKPSFERMHWIIDHAFVDGDGTLACGASVSDSFLMRAFERTNTRTNPLYWTLQEFIYADGDTMPIRWAAAEEKAHRAEFDTLTRPLMFTGEAMFPWMFEQMPELKPFKPAMDLLMEDTSWDKIYDPQRLACNEVPLQAAVYFDDMYVDSGMQLDTLSRVGNSHAWVTNEFEHDGLHGSVVFKHLFDEALNRGDLRQIF
- a CDS encoding glutamate-5-semialdehyde dehydrogenase, with the translated sequence MSVDIATYAHDLAVVAKAASASLATASDEQRQEAVRAMAAALRNGIDSIVAANELDMSAARDAGTSAGLLDRLLLTPERVEGMAAGLEKLAELPDPVGRVLDHRVLASGVDLTRVSVPLGLVAMVYEARPNVTADAAGICIRTGNACILRGGSLAYHSCAMISELLADALETKGFPREAVSMIESTDREATGELMKLRGVVDVLIPRGGAGLIQRCVRESLVPVIETGTGNCHIYVHESADFDKALNIIVNAKTQRVGVCNAAESLLVDRAVSDAFLPAVVAVLHDHGVLIHGDEATCAACADAGFVEGDDYVAATEEDWGREYLALEMSVKVVANEDEAIAHINRYGTMHSEAIVAEDTDACERFLDAVDASAVYANASTRFTDGGEFGLGAEIGISTQKLHARGPFAAEALTTYKYKLRGTGQVRP